Proteins encoded in a region of the Antedon mediterranea chromosome 2, ecAntMedi1.1, whole genome shotgun sequence genome:
- the LOC140039364 gene encoding uncharacterized protein, with amino-acid sequence MHEQGHNGVAVTAGKVRARYWIIGVAKLAKTVKFRCVKCRKMDHKTEDQFMAELPTQRLAPFTPPFLYTACDYFGPYTVKVCRNKTTKHYGVIFTCLNTRAVHLEVAVDCSSMEFLQVLRRFFAIKGRPSVILSDNGTQFVGAEKELKQMVRGWSEKELKEFCAEKRVQWKFTTPLAPHQNGCAESLVKSCKLALRKVIGQQTLTPFELQTCFMEVSNLVNQRPIGRIPNDPDDGSYYVQMIFC; translated from the coding sequence ATGCACGAACAAGGACATAATGGCGTTGCAGTTACGGCTGGCAAAGTGAGAGCAAGATATTGGATTATAGGAGTTGCTAAATTAGCGAAAACTGTTAAATTTAGATGTGTGAAATGCAGGAAAATGGATCATAAAACGGAAGATCAATTCATGGCTGAGCTACCTACTCAGCGTTTGGCACCATTCACACCACCGTTTCTTTACACTGCTTGCGATTATTTTGGGCCATATACAGTTAAAGTTTGTAGAAACAAAACGACAAAACACTACGGGGTGATATTTACATGTTTGAATACGAGAGCGGTGCACCTAGAAGTTGCGGTCGATTGTTCTTCTATGGAATTTCTTCAAGTATTACGGAGATTCTTTGCCATAAAAGGACGGCCATCTGTAATTTTAAGTGACAATGGTACCCAATTTGTGGGAGCGGAAAAGGAGTTAAAACAGATGGTAAGGGGTTGGAGTGAAAAAGAGTTAAAGGAGTTTTGCGCCGAGAAAAGAGTACAATGGAAATTTACAACGCCGTTGGCACCGCACCAAAACGGATGTGCCGAGTCACTAGTCAAGAGCTGTAAACTTGCTTTAAGAAAAGTCATTGGGCAACAAACCTTGACGCCGTTTGAGTTGCAAACTTGTTTCATGGAAGTTAGTAACTTAGTGAATCAAAGACCAATAGGAAGAATTCCAAATGACCCGGACGACGGTAGCTATTATGTCCAAATGATATTTTGTTAG
- the LOC140039365 gene encoding uncharacterized protein, with amino-acid sequence MSSKIDCERQEKWMLECQDNFLELSIRNKDYHPIGDDVDEEQEADQQDEQNDIPDQEIPEQQVGAQGAEENLEANQLIVDGEADRGQAIDGNNENVAQGQIVIKLDENDAADTQMMPSNPSSRKNDLFKIERPKLPKFSGDVRDYYIFRADFRQFIESRYSNREAVTILRSSLQGKPLELIRGLGEDYRGAWSYLDNVYGDPRFIADAIAQDINKFKPLKEGEENRFCELTHLINRSYNTLKEAGRPNDMDNNQVLAMIEQKLSIEDKKVWFRHLDDKEETLIELINWMMGEMKSRMRAAAQVRSNSNTKVSQVNQVAATKRYKCWICSSDSHWTDKCNKLKEKTPQERLNEMKAGKACFGCLKKGHGMSVCNRRRQCSQVVKGAQCKYFHHPLLHIPEGSQAVTTTSIGNSSILPVLVVEILGRKDTRCQANVLLDSGAQISLIRSPLAEQLHLKGKEVAIGIPSISDDVEARRFKIDTKDIYRGHGDVDLLIGIDHPNIHIGETREAGNLIARHSPLGWVIFGAVTEDRPSNNVLHVKFSQPVDLTDFWTTEAMGVTVKTCSCEASKIGPIESEEAKIIADSCTKLGNQWLIPYPWKRDPNQLPNNRSQAEKKLFSMERRLLKNPEHAKAYKNQIKEMVDMKFARKLSDTELSSYDGPIHYISHHGVLRPDKKSTPLRIVFNSSAIYQGHCLNEYWMKGPDMLNDLFGLILRFRENETAIIGDISKMYHRVLIPIRDQHVHRFLWRNLNIDSKIDVYLKTVLTFGDKPSSAMAQTALRKTAEEGRHQFPKAAQVLKRNTYMDDLCESVTIVDEAKVLTKNLDNVLKKGGFKVKGWLSNRNLTSTESDREVKIKLLQNLEEEKVLGTVWEPISDKLKYRVNIELNNSETMSNLTKRKILSQIAKIFDPIGFAAAFLIRAKIGMQHLWQKGYDWDEDLPTSVQDWWVKLFKEMKELNTISFDRCLTPPTTTEELILCMFADALEDAFGSCAYIRWKVDNNQFDVKFVAAKSRVTPLKKQHDRFGMDKKQARGFKSFVSNRIGEIQSMSEPSQWRHVPGEHNVADDVSRGIPVKQLNGRWRIGPEFLYLPEEDWPVNTSIVDQRELDREKKTERNVFLTHACVEVIDPSRISSWNKLIRVTAYVHRFVRNMRSKQTNELVFTGGSLIPQETEDSERFGFANRSIRCAVEYRRENSKR; translated from the exons ATGTCATCGAAGATAGACTGTGAAAGGCAAGAGAAGTGGATGTTAGAATGCCAAGATAATTTCCTAGAACTTTCCATTCGAAATAAGGACTACCATCCTATTGGTGATGATGTTGACGAAGAACAAGAAGCTGATCAACAAGATGAGCAAAACGATATACCAGATCAGGAAATACCAGAACAACAAGTTGGAGCTCAAGGAGCCGAAGAAAACCTAGAGGCAAATCAATTAATAGTTGATGGCGAAGCTGATAGAGGTCAAGCGATCGATGGAAATAATGAAAATGTTGCTCAAGGTcaaattgttataaaattaGATGAAAATGATGCAGCCGATACTCAAATGATGCCAAGCAACCCATCCTCaagaaaaaatgatttatttaaaattgaaaggCCAAAGCTACCTAAGTTTTCAGGGGATGTAAGAGACTACTACATCTTTCGTGCCGACTTCCGACAATTTATAGAGTCAAGATATAGTAATAGAGAGGCAGTAACAATTCTGAGATCCAGTCTGCAAGGAAAACCACTGGAATTGATTAGAGGCTTGGGTGAAGATTACCGAGGAGCCTGGAGCTATCTGGATAATGTATATGGTGACCCAAGGTTTATAGCAGATGCAATTGCTCAAGATATAAACAAATTCAAGCCACTTAAGGAAGGTGAAGAGAACAGATTTTGTGaattaacacatttaataaaCAGAAGTTATAACACATTAAAGGAAGCTGGCAGACCGAATGACATGGACAACAATCAAGTGTTAGCCATGATAGAGCAGAAATTAAGCATTGAAGACAAAAAAGTTTGGTTTCGTCATCTAGATGATAAGGAAGAAACTTTAATCGAGCTGATCAACTGGATGATGGGAGAAATGAAATCACGAATGAGGGCTGCTGCTCAAGTTAGATCCAACAGTAATACGAAAGTATCTCAAGTAAATCAAGTAGCCGCAACAAAAAGATACAAATGCTGGATTTGCAGTTCGGACAGTCACTGGACGGATAAATGTAACAAGCTTAAAGAGAAAACACCGCAAGAAAGATTAAATGAGATGAAGGCTGGCAAGGCATGCTTTGGATGTCTAAAAAAAGGTCATGGCATGAGTGTCTGTAATAGAAGAAGACAGTGTTCACAAGTAGTGAAAGGGGCACAATGCAAGTATTTTCATCACCCTCTACTGCACATACCAGAAGGAAGCCAAGCAGTAACTACAACCTCTATAGGAAATTCATCAATATTGCCAGTATTAGTAGTAGAAATATTGGGTAGAAAAGACACACGCTGTCAAGCAAATGTGCTTTTGGATTCAGGCGCTCAAATCAGTTTAATAAGAAGTCCACTTGCAGAACAATTACATCTTAAAGGAAAGGAAGTG GCTATTGGTATTCCGTCTATAAGTGACGACGTGGAAGCGAGACGTTTCAAAATTGATACCAAGGATATTTATCGAGGACATGGTGATGTAGATTTGTTAATTGGAATTGACCACCCGAACATACACATTGGTGAAACTAGAGAGGCAGGCAACCTAATTGCTCGACACTCACCATTAGGCTGGGTGATTTTTGGGGCAGTGACAGAAGATCGACCgtcaaacaatgtattacatGTAAAGTTTTCACAACCAGTAGACTTAACCGATTTTTGGACTACAGAGGCTATGGGCGTTACTGTTAAAACGTGTTCTTGTGAAGCAAGTAAAATTGGGCCGATAGAGTCAGAAGAAGCCAAAATAATAGCAGACTCCTGTACCAAACTGGGTAACCAGTGGTTAATACCATACCCATGGAAAAGGGATCCAAACCAACTACCAAATAACCGATCACAAGCTGAAAAGAAATTGTTTTCAATGGAAAGACGCTTACTTAAGAATCCTGAGCATGCAAAAGCTTATAAGAACCAAATCAAAGAGATGGTAGACATGAAATTCGCTAGAAAGTTATCAGACACAGAGTTATCATCATACGACGGTCCGATACATTACATCTCTCATCACGGAGTGTTGCGCCCAGACAAGAAAAGTACGCCACTTCGAATTGTGTTCAACTCGTCAGCCATATACCAGGGACATTGCTTGAATGAATATTGGATGAAAGGCCCTGACATGTTGAATGATCTGTTCGGATTGATTCTGAGATTCCGTGAGAACGAAACAGCCATAATTGGAGACATATCCAAGATGTACCATCGAGTACTTATTCCAATAAGAGACCAGCATGTACATCGATTCTTATGGAGAAACTTAAATATTGATTCAAAAATAGACGTCTATTTGAAAACCGTGTTAACATTTGGAGATAAGCCGTCGTCAGCCATGGCTCAAACAGCACTAAGAAAAACAGCTGAAGAAGGACGTCACCAGTTTCCTAAGGCCGCACAAGTACTCAAAAGGAATACTTACATGGATGATTTATGTGAGTCTGTAACAATTGTTGATGAGGCGAAAGTTTTAACGAAGAATCTTGATAACGTTTTGAAAAAGGGCGGATTTAAAGTTAAGGGTTGGTTATCCAACAGGAATCTGACGTCAACGGAATCGGATCGAGAAGTAAAGATTAAACTGCTTCAAAATTTGGAAGAGGAGAAAGTACTGGGAACTGTTTGGGAGCCCATATCAGACAAATTGAAGTATAGAGTAAACATCGAATTAAATAATTCAGAAACAATGTCAAATTTAACAAAGCGAAAAATCTTAAGTCAAATTGCAAAGATTTTTGATCCGATCGGGTTTGCAGCAGCCTTTTTGATTAGAGCAAAAATTGGAATGCAACACTTATGGCAAAAGGGTTATGACTGGGATGAAGATTTACCAACTTCGGTTCAAGATTGGTGGGTGAAGTTATTCAAAGAAATGAAAGAACTAAATACTATCAGTTTTGATAGGTGTCTAACGCCACCAACAACAACAGAAGAGCTTATACTATGTATGTTTGCAGATGCGTTAGAAGACGCATTTGGGTCATGTGCGTATATTCGCTGGAAAGTAGATAATAATCAATTTGATGTGAAATTTGTAGCAGCAAAATCACGAGTAACACCGCTCAAGAA ACAGCATGATCGTTTTGGCATGGATAAGAAGCAAGCGAGAGGTTTTAAGTCATTTGTATCAAATAGAATTGGAGAAATACAGAGCATGTCAGAGCCGTCGCAATGGAGACACGTCCCCGGTGAACATAATGTAGCAGACGATGTATCACGTGGCATACCAGTTAAACAGCTTAACGGAAGATGGCGAATTGGACCAGAGTTCTTATACTTGCCTGAGGAGGATTGGCCTGTAAATACATCGATTGTTGATCAGAGGGAATTAGACAGAGAGAAAAAGACAGAAAGGAATGTTTTTCTAACTCATGCTTGTGTAGAAGTAATTGATCCAAGTAGAATATCTTCATGGAATAAGTTGATCAGAGTAACAGCATATGTACATCGATTCGTGAGGAACATGCGTTCTAAACAAACAAATGAGCTAGTGTTCACTGGAGGATCGCTTATACCTCAAGAAACGGAAGACTCGGAAAGATTTGGATTCGCAAATCGCAGCATTCGCTGCGCAGTCGAATACAGAAGGGAGAATTCAAAACGTTAA